GCGTCGCAGCGCCTCGTGCAGTTTCTCGCCCTCCCAGCGATTGCGGAAGATGACCGCCATCTCCGACCAGGCACGGCCGTGGGCGTGCTCGTCGCGCAGCCTGGCGATGAGCAAGTCGAGCTGGGCGGCGGCGGTGTCGGTGCGCACCAGTTCCGGCAGCGGGCCGCGCCGGCCGGCGCTTTCCGGCGCGATCAGCGGCACGCCATCGTCGTCTTCCTCGCGCGCGGCGAGCAGATCCTCGGCGAAACCGCGCGCGACGGCGAGGATCTCCAGCGTGTTGCGGTAGTTGAGCCTGAGGATGGTGGTGCGCCCCTGCGCCTGGATGCCGAGGCTTTTCCAGCTGATCTTGCGCCGGTCGGCGCGGCCGTAGATGTTCTGCGCATCGTCGTAGAGCACCAGCAGCGCGTTGGTGGACGGATCGACCATCTGCACGATCAGCCGGTACCAGTCCGGCTCGAAGTCGTGGCCCTCGTCGATCAGCACGGCGCCGTACTGGAAGCGCGGAATCTGCCCGCGCTCGACTGCGGCCATGATCGCCGGCGGCAGCGCGTCGATGAACTCGCGGCCACTGCCGGCGGGTAACGGCACGTGATAGGCCGTCAGCATCTGCCGGCACCAGCGGTGGAAGTTGTAGACCTGCACCTTGTCGGCCAGGCCGCGCTCGCCGATCAACTGTTCCAGCCGCGCGGCCAGGGTCTTGTTGTAGCAGAGCACCAGGATCGGCTTGGCCAGCGTGCGGGCAAGCTCCAACGCGCGAAAGCCCAGGATCATGGTCTTGCCCGAGCCGGCCACGCCGTGGATGACGCGGTGCTCGCCGCCGAGCGAGCGGGCCAGCTGTTCCTGCTGGGCGTCCATCACCTTGATGAGCTGGGGGATTTCCAGTGCGTCGCGCGCCTCCGGCTTGCCGAACAGGCCGAACTGGCCGTCGCCCGGTTCGATGCGCAGCTCCGGGAACAGGTGCCAGCGCACGCGGTCGATCTGCGGCAGCGTCAAGGCGACCGGAAAGACCTGCGGGAACATCGCCCACAGCCGTTCCTGAAAAACCTCGGCATCCACCGATTCGAACATTTCGTCCTGGCAGATCACCTGGTGCGCCGCGAGCACCTCGCCGAGGCCGCCGGCCTCGAACTGCTCGCGGCGGATATTGGCGAGTACGACGCCGAAGCCCCACGGCATCACCAGCTGCCCGGCGTGGCGATGGCCCGGCGGATGGCGCAGCGCCGGGTCGCGCTCCAGCATCATCTTGATTTCCACCGCATAGGCGCGCGCCTGCAGCAGCGGATTGTTCACCGTGGTCAGGCCGCGCTCGGCGATCAGCGTGAACTGGGTCTTGTCGGCGCGGCGGATGGTATCGGCCTTCCAGTCCTTCACCTCGAGCACCAGCAGACCGCGGCGCGGATGCAGCACGATGAAATCCGGGTGCAGCTGGCGCGGGCCGACCGGCACGTCGTACCAGAGCAGGTAGTCGTCCTCGAGTTTCTGCTCGAGCCGTTCGGACAGGCGCTTCTCGCCGCCGGTCATGCGCGGCAGGCAGCTGTTGCGGCTGGGAATGAGCTTGGCCATCGGCTGGCGATCCTGGCGGTGCGGGCCGGCCGCGCAGGACTGCGCTGCGGCCGATCGGACGCATGCTACGGCCTGGCCGTGCGGCTCGGAATGGCGATGGCGCAGAGATCGACCTTGCCGGCCGGCACGCGGTAGAACGCATCGCGCCGGTTGCGCCTGGCTTCCACCAGTGCCGCAAAGGTCGCGCTGTCGGTGCGCAGCACCTCGACGTGCGCGCGTTCGCTTTCCGGCAAGTCGGCGGCCAGGCGCAGGGAACGGATCGGCACGCGCTGCTCGGGTCGGGTGTAGAAGCCCATCGGCGCCGGTCCGCGCGGCAGGCCCGAGAGCAGCTCCATGCCCTCGATCACCCGGCCGACCACGGCGAGATTGCGATCCAGTCCGCGCGGCGCCTGGCCGATCACCGCATACAGCGCGCTGCCGTTGCCGCTTTGCGGGTCGATGTCGCGGGCGACGCCGACCATGCCGTAGCAGTGCGCGAGCCAGGTCTGGCCGCTCGCCGGATCGTGCGCGGCCGGGAAGCCCTGGTCGAAGCCCACCTGCGGCGCGTACACGTCGCCATCGGGCAGCGGCGTCCACGGCCGCTGCGGGTCGATCGCGCGGGTGAACTCGGGCGGCAGGCTCGCCTTCGCGCTGCCGAGCGGCTTCAGGTGGCGCGTGTCGACCGGATCGGCGTCGGTGGCCGGATCGTCCCACTGGGTGACGAAGTTGTCCTGCACGCGGTTGATCGAGAGGCCGTCGAAATAGTGCTCGTGCGCCAGCGTACGCAGGTTGGCCGCATGCAGCGGCGCGTAGTCGGGCGCCAGTTCGATCAATACGCGGCCGCCCGGCAGCTCCATCTGCAGGAGATTGCGCGGATCGGGCCGCCGCCATTCATCCGGCCTCGAGGCGGCGAGCAGTTCGCTCGGCGTGGGCGTATGCGCCGGTTCGGTGGCGAAGCTCGGCATCGATGCGCCAAGGGCGAGGCAGGCAAGCAACAGGCGGCGTGAGGGCATGGGGCAGGCGATTGCGCGAAGGTGTGTTCACCATAACGCGGTCGGTCGCCTTCATGCGTTCACACCGGGTGCGACCAGAGGCCGGGACTGTCGTCACGGCGAGCACGGCGGTGCACGGCGACCGCGAGCGCGGCAAAGGCCGCGGCGAGCAGGAGGTTCACGCCATCCACCGCCAGCGCCGTGCGTGCAGCCTCGCGCCACGGCCCATGCCAGGCCGGGAGAGTGTGCGACGCGTCGCCCAGCGCAGTCAGTACATGGACCAGGGCGCACATGGCCAGCAGTTCCACGGCGGCGTACGGCACGGGACGCCATAGGGTATGCAGGCAGGCGAACGCGAGACCTGCGTAGAAGGCTGCGCGTGGCATCGCCGCAGATGCTGCATCGAACCGTGCGGACCAGGCCGTCGCCGCCGCGGCCAGGGCGATGCCGAGGCAGCACCCCAGGCAGACGCCGAGCGTGGCTCGCGTCATCAGCAGGACCTTGCGCGGTTGTTCCGCCTGCCGCCGCTTGCGGCGTGACTCGATCCACAGCAGGTTGCCGGAATAGAACAGAAAGGCGCCGGCCAGGGCGAGCAGAAAATACATGGCCTGCACCACCCGTCCGCCAT
The DNA window shown above is from Aerosticca soli and carries:
- a CDS encoding peptidylprolyl isomerase, coding for MPSFATEPAHTPTPSELLAASRPDEWRRPDPRNLLQMELPGGRVLIELAPDYAPLHAANLRTLAHEHYFDGLSINRVQDNFVTQWDDPATDADPVDTRHLKPLGSAKASLPPEFTRAIDPQRPWTPLPDGDVYAPQVGFDQGFPAAHDPASGQTWLAHCYGMVGVARDIDPQSGNGSALYAVIGQAPRGLDRNLAVVGRVIEGMELLSGLPRGPAPMGFYTRPEQRVPIRSLRLAADLPESERAHVEVLRTDSATFAALVEARRNRRDAFYRVPAGKVDLCAIAIPSRTARP
- a CDS encoding DEAD/DEAH box helicase, whose translation is MAKLIPSRNSCLPRMTGGEKRLSERLEQKLEDDYLLWYDVPVGPRQLHPDFIVLHPRRGLLVLEVKDWKADTIRRADKTQFTLIAERGLTTVNNPLLQARAYAVEIKMMLERDPALRHPPGHRHAGQLVMPWGFGVVLANIRREQFEAGGLGEVLAAHQVICQDEMFESVDAEVFQERLWAMFPQVFPVALTLPQIDRVRWHLFPELRIEPGDGQFGLFGKPEARDALEIPQLIKVMDAQQEQLARSLGGEHRVIHGVAGSGKTMILGFRALELARTLAKPILVLCYNKTLAARLEQLIGERGLADKVQVYNFHRWCRQMLTAYHVPLPAGSGREFIDALPPAIMAAVERGQIPRFQYGAVLIDEGHDFEPDWYRLIVQMVDPSTNALLVLYDDAQNIYGRADRRKISWKSLGIQAQGRTTILRLNYRNTLEILAVARGFAEDLLAAREEDDDGVPLIAPESAGRRGPLPELVRTDTAAAQLDLLIARLRDEHAHGRAWSEMAVIFRNRWEGEKLHEALRRAGIPSRLAEGEGKRTLYAVTEAVKLTTMHSSKGLEFPFVAIPGLGSLPKEGHDEAEEARLLYVAMTRATESLLLIHHDDSIFSRRIRLAINSVQAQLRRGGQAD